From Brassica oleracea var. oleracea cultivar TO1000 chromosome C3, BOL, whole genome shotgun sequence, a single genomic window includes:
- the LOC106332288 gene encoding unconventional myosin-X, producing MAASVQTPSPNHTNKESGSLIMVSESSPSSEKRLWSSLRNRIDVLLDEKSKDHKLISNSPLVAQKTVGESERAKRLKNDSMLLLKGFDSVSHTLSQLSSNLDNALQGVRELAKPPTLSEILHSNLKADKIHQQQQRKEEEEEESKGKKRKHDSDAEFKEDSSDEDEKRPKERKTMKRAKNIAISMAAKAHSLARELKSIKSDLSFIQERCGLLEEENKRLRDGFVKSVRPEEDDLVRLQLEVLLTEKARLANENANLVRENQCLRQMVEYHQITSEDLSASYEQVVQGLCLDFSSPFAEIDYGQEEEETTVLDVSKSLIESFEKAEEEQH from the exons ATGGCTGCTTCTGTACAAACTCCATCACCTAATCATACTAACAAG GAAAGTGGAAGCTTGATCATGGTTTCTGAATCTTCTCCATCCTCTGAAAAGCGTCTCTGGAGCAGTCTTCGTAACAGGATAGATGTTCTTCTCGATGAAAAGAGCAAAGACCACAAACTCATCTCTAACTCCCCATTGGTAGCTCAAAAGACTGTTGGAGAGTCAGAGAGAGCAAAGAGATTGAAGAATGACTCAATGCTTTTGCTTAAAGGGTTTGACTCTGTTTCTCATACTCTGTCTCAGCTTTCGAGTAATCTCGACAACGCTCTTCAG GGAGTTAGAGAACTAGCTAAGCCACCTACATTGTCTGAGATACTCCACTCTAATCTCAAAGCTGATAAGATACACCAACAACAACAGAGAAAGGAGGAAGAAGAAGAAGAGAGTAAAGGGAAGAAGAGGAAACATGACTCTGATGCTGAGTTCAAAGAAGATTCATCGGATGAAGATGAGAAGAGACCTAAAGAGAGGAAGACCATGAAAAGAGCTAAGAAC ATTGCGATATCAATGGCAGCTAAAGCACATTCGCTTGCAAGAGAGCTTAAATCCATAAAATCTGACCTGAGTTTCATCCAAGAGCGTTGTGGATTGCTTGAAGAAGAGAACAAAAGACTCAGAGATGGTTTTGTGAAGAGCGTTAGACCTGAAGAAGATGATCTG GTGAGGCTGCAATTAGAGGTGTTGCTTACGGAGAAAGCTAGGTTAGCCAACGAAAACGCGAACTTGGTTAGAGAGAATCAGTGTCTGCGCCAGATGGTAGAGTACCATCAGATCACATCTGAAGATCTCTCAGCTTCTTATGAACAAGTCGTCCAAGGTTTATGCTTAGATTTCTCATCCCCTTTTGCTGAAATCGATTATGGACAAGAAGAAGAGGAAACAACAGTTCTTGATGTCTCGAAATCTCTCATTGAAAGCTTTGAAAAAGCAGAAGAAGAACAACACTGA
- the LOC106335955 gene encoding DAR GTPase 3, chloroplastic: MFAQLSPSPSPSPANLTYFVHRRTFRNSTLAVSASPPTANSSRPPIQIIGGKDSTLDVTRKNDSKGFTLEANEEEIDWMNLESDIRLWTRALRPVQWYPGHIMKTEKELREQLKLMDVVIEVRDARIPLSTTHPKMDAWLGNRKRILVLNREDMISTEDRNDWARYFAKQGIKVIFTNGKLGMGAMKLGRLAKSLAGDVNGKRREKGLLPRPVRAGIIGYPNVGKSSLINRLLKRKICAAAPRPGVTREMKWVKLGDGLDLLDSPGMLPMRIDDQAAAIKLAICDDIGEKAYDFIDVAGILVQMLARIPEVGSRALYNRYKIQLEGGCGKKFVKTLGLDLFGGDSHQAAFRILSDFRKGKFGYISLERPPL, from the exons ATGTTTGCACAGTTATCTCCATCGCCGTCTCCTTCTCCGGCGAACTTAACTTACTTCGTTCACCGTCGTACCTTCCGAAACTCCACACTCGCAGTCTCCGCTTCTCCTCCCACCGCCAACTCCTCCCGTCCACCAATTCAG ATTATTGGAGGAAAGGATTCGACTTTGGATGTTACAAGGAAGAATGATTCAAAGGGTTTCACGTTAGAGGCAAATGAAGAGGAAATTGATTGGATGAATCTTGAATCTGATATTCGACTATGGACTAGAGCGTTACGTCCTGTTCAG TGGTATCCAGGACACATAATGAAAACTGAAAAGGAACTTAGGGAACAGCTTAAGCTAATGGATGTTGTGATTGAAGTCAGAGATGCAAGAATACCCTTATCCACAACTCATCCAAAG ATGGATGCGTGGCTTGGGAATAGGAAACGGATATTGGTGTTGAACAGAGAAGATATGATCTCTACTGAGGATCGAAATGATTGGGCTAGATACTTTGCAAAGCAAGGGATAAAGGTCATTTTCACTAATGGCAAACTTGGGATG GGAGCTATGAAGCTAGGTCGGTTAGCAAAAAGCTTAGCAGGTGATGTAAATGGGAAGCGGCGAGAGAAGGGTCTTCTCCCTAGGCCA GTAAGAGCTGGAATCATTGGATACCCAAATGTTGGAAAGTCATCTTTGATCAATCGTCTATTAAAGCGCAAAATCTGCGCAGCAGCACCAAGACCAGGTGTAACTAGAGAGATGAA ATGGGTGAAGCTTGGGGATGGTCTCGATCTGTTAGATTCACCAGGAATGCTTCCTATGCGTATTGATGATCAAGCAGCTGCTATAAAGCTTGCTATTTGCGATGACATTGGAGAGAAAGCTTACGACTTCATTGATGTTGCTGGAATCCTTGTGCAGATGCTAGCACGGATTCCTGAAGTAGGCTCAAGGGCGCTTTACAACCGGTACAAGATTCAGCTGGAGGGAGGCTGCGGTAAAAA ATTTGTGAAGACGCTTGGTCTTGATTTGTTTGGTGGGGATAGTCATCAGGCTGCATTTAGAATACTGTCGGATTTTCGCAAGGGCAAATTTGGGTATATCTCGTTGGAGAGACCTCCACTGTGA